One genomic window of Terriglobales bacterium includes the following:
- a CDS encoding zinc-dependent alcohol dehydrogenase family protein: MRAMVLPHPGSIATHPLAQRDLPEPLPERDEVLIQVSACGVCRTDLHVVEGDLPPKLTNVVPGHQVVGRVVRSGAEANRYATGARVGVPWLHRTCGVCEFCTRGRENLCPNALFTGWTVNGGYAEFIVAPEKFVYPIPEQFSDLAAAPLLCAGIIGFRSLRLAELQPADTLGIYGFGAAGHVCIQVARHLGYRVLVCTREEKHRKLAAELGAEWVGGAYDDPPTPLNAAIIFAPAGELVPAALKNLKRGGTLVLGGIHMSDIPSFSYDLLYWERRIRSVANNTRQDGIDFLRIAAEIPIHTQVQTFRLEQANEALEALKNDGIRGAGVLTIQKGKN; the protein is encoded by the coding sequence ATGAGAGCGATGGTTCTCCCACATCCGGGCTCCATCGCAACACATCCGCTTGCCCAGCGTGATCTTCCGGAGCCGCTGCCGGAACGGGATGAAGTGCTCATTCAGGTGAGTGCCTGCGGTGTTTGCCGCACCGATCTTCACGTAGTGGAAGGCGATCTCCCGCCAAAGCTGACGAATGTTGTGCCCGGGCATCAGGTAGTCGGGCGAGTAGTTCGGTCAGGCGCCGAGGCAAACAGGTACGCGACAGGCGCTCGCGTTGGTGTGCCATGGCTGCATCGCACTTGTGGAGTTTGCGAGTTCTGCACGCGCGGACGCGAGAATCTTTGTCCGAATGCTCTCTTCACCGGTTGGACGGTGAATGGCGGCTACGCCGAATTCATCGTCGCTCCGGAAAAGTTCGTTTATCCCATTCCGGAACAGTTCAGCGATCTGGCTGCAGCTCCGCTGCTCTGTGCCGGGATCATCGGCTTTCGCTCCCTGCGTCTGGCCGAACTTCAGCCAGCAGATACTCTGGGCATTTATGGATTTGGAGCGGCGGGGCACGTCTGCATTCAGGTTGCGCGGCATCTGGGTTATCGCGTGTTGGTCTGCACCCGCGAGGAGAAGCATCGCAAATTGGCAGCGGAACTTGGAGCTGAATGGGTTGGGGGAGCATATGACGATCCTCCGACACCGCTGAATGCCGCGATCATCTTCGCGCCGGCAGGTGAACTCGTGCCTGCAGCGCTAAAGAATCTGAAGCGCGGTGGCACCTTGGTTTTGGGTGGAATTCACATGAGCGACATTCCTTCGTTCTCCTACGATCTTCTTTATTGGGAGCGGCGCATCCGCAGTGTGGCGAACAACACGCGTCAGGACGGAATCGACTTCCTGCGCATCGCCGCCGAGATTCCGATTCACACGCAAGTGCAGACATTCAGACTCGAACAGGCGAACGAAGCTCTCGAAGCCCTGAAGAACGATGGAATCCGCGGCGCTGGAGTGCTGACAATTCAGAAGGGGAAGAACTGA
- a CDS encoding carboxymuconolactone decarboxylase family protein — translation MMMDWNAYLAELLNTIGKLGQLSPDTVRGYRTLSDAGQKTNHLDEKTRQLIALAVAVTTRCDGCITVHTSAAMKAGASKEEIAEALGVAVALNAGAALVYSARVLDAYAAKSQPELAATAKE, via the coding sequence ATGATGATGGATTGGAACGCGTATCTCGCCGAACTGCTGAATACGATCGGAAAATTGGGACAACTTAGTCCCGACACAGTGCGCGGCTACCGAACTCTCAGCGATGCCGGGCAGAAGACCAATCACCTCGATGAAAAAACACGACAACTCATCGCGCTGGCAGTCGCCGTTACTACTCGCTGCGATGGATGCATCACGGTCCACACCTCAGCGGCGATGAAAGCCGGAGCCAGCAAGGAAGAAATCGCTGAAGCGTTAGGTGTCGCCGTCGCCCTTAACGCCGGAGCCGCGCTGGTCTACAGCGCCCGCGTGCTGGATGCCTATGCGGCGAAAAGCCAGCCGGAGCTTG
- a CDS encoding dienelactone hydrolase family protein yields the protein MQVSATFTDITVDNSPLRMFVATPRTESKSRFPGVIFYSDIFQLTPPMLRACVRLAGYGFVVAAPEIYHRIEAPGTALPFDDSGRTRGLADTSRTSVQDFDSDCRAVLDFLAQHPIVSPAKLAAAGFCIGGHLAFRAALQPDVRATVCFYGTGIHDGRLGKEEDAGSLQRTKEIKGELLMIFGEADPHVPKEGHEKIRAALQEGGVKYRVKLYPAEHAFMRDEGPRYDPPSADSAFSDMIQLFRSNFGESSPA from the coding sequence ATGCAAGTCAGCGCTACTTTCACTGATATCACTGTCGATAACTCTCCTCTGCGAATGTTTGTGGCAACGCCGCGCACGGAGAGCAAAAGCAGGTTTCCCGGCGTCATTTTTTATTCCGACATCTTTCAGCTTACGCCGCCGATGCTGCGCGCCTGCGTGCGTCTGGCGGGATATGGATTCGTAGTCGCGGCGCCGGAAATCTATCACCGCATTGAAGCACCGGGCACTGCCCTGCCCTTCGACGATTCCGGCAGAACTCGCGGCCTCGCCGACACCTCAAGGACTTCCGTTCAGGACTTCGATAGCGACTGCCGCGCCGTCCTGGACTTTCTCGCGCAGCATCCGATAGTGAGTCCCGCAAAGTTGGCTGCGGCCGGCTTCTGCATCGGCGGACACCTTGCGTTCCGCGCTGCCTTGCAGCCCGATGTTCGAGCTACAGTCTGCTTTTATGGAACAGGAATTCACGATGGGAGACTGGGTAAAGAGGAGGATGCCGGCTCGCTGCAACGGACCAAGGAGATCAAAGGCGAGCTGCTGATGATCTTTGGCGAAGCCGATCCGCACGTTCCCAAAGAAGGACATGAGAAGATTCGTGCCGCTCTGCAGGAAGGCGGAGTGAAGTATCGTGTGAAGCTGTATCCGGCGGAGCACGCGTTCATGCGCGACGAAGGTCCGCGGTACGATCCGCCATCTGCCGATTCAGCCTTCTCCGACATGATTCAACTGTTCCGCAGCAACTTCGGAGAAAGCTCGCCGGCGTGA
- a CDS encoding gluconokinase: MLILVMGVAGSGKTLIGSMLAESLHCIFADADQFHPAANIEKMTHGVPLTDADREPWLFAMRHAIEGWTNSGQNAVLACSALKQSYRDLLTAGVPAIIAYLKGSPELIYTRLVQRHGHFMKPQMLSSQFADLEEPGDAIFIDIAQAPDQIVTEIRRRLATREVEAGSDQNQPLR, translated from the coding sequence ATGCTCATCCTGGTCATGGGAGTGGCTGGTTCCGGCAAAACGCTGATTGGCAGCATGCTCGCCGAATCGCTCCATTGCATCTTCGCCGATGCAGACCAATTCCATCCCGCCGCCAACATCGAGAAGATGACTCATGGCGTGCCTCTCACCGATGCTGACCGCGAGCCCTGGCTGTTTGCCATGCGACATGCCATCGAGGGCTGGACCAATTCGGGACAGAACGCAGTACTCGCCTGTTCCGCACTAAAGCAGAGCTATCGCGATCTCCTTACAGCCGGCGTGCCGGCAATAATCGCCTATCTAAAAGGGAGTCCTGAGCTGATCTACACTCGCCTTGTCCAGCGACATGGTCACTTCATGAAGCCACAGATGTTATCAAGCCAGTTTGCCGATCTCGAAGAGCCAGGAGATGCAATTTTCATCGACATCGCGCAAGCGCCTGATCAAATCGTTACTGAGATTCGCCGCAGATTAGCGACGCGCGAAGTCGAAGCGGGTTCGGATCAGAACCAGCCGCTGCGGTAG